In the genome of Chlamydia sp., the window AGCCAGCTCCCTCTCCTTTCGTAATGGCAGGAGAAGCTCCTGATTTGCCACAATACCACCTCTTGAGTAAGAAAAATATTCAACGGCCAGAATCTCTCCTAGAAGAATTGAAAAAGAAAGCAGCTATTTTGCAACAAACATTAGCAAGTTTCGGGATAGAAGCTGCTATAGGGAACATTTGCTCAGGACCGACTCTTGCAGCCTTTGAAGTTTTGCCCAACACTGGAGTGAAAGTACAAAAAATCAAGGCGCTAGAAAATGATATTGCATTAAATTTACAAGCGTCTAGCATCCGCATTATTGCTCCAATTCCAGGGAAAGCAGCCGTAGGAATTGAGATCCCTAATCCGGATCCTCAGCCTGTAAATTTCCGAGATTTATTGGAAGATTACCAAAAAAGCTCTCAACGACTCCAAGTTCCTCTTCTTCTTGGGAAAAAAGCTAACGGAGATAATTTTTGGACAGATCTAGCGACTATGCCCCACTTAATTATTGCTGGAACCACAGGATCTGGAAAATCTGTCTGCATTAATACGATTGTTATGTCTCTCATTATGACCTCTACGCCTACGAACGTAAAACTAGTCATTGTAGACCCTAAAAAAGTAGAATTAACGGGATATTCTCAGCTTCCTCATATGTTAACCCCTGTTATTACAGAAGCTAAAGAAGCTCATAGCGCTTTAATTTGGCTGGTTCGAGAAATGGAACTTCGCTATGAAATCCTTCGTTTTTTAGGATTGCGAAATATCCAATCATTCAATTCTCGCACTCGAAACGTCGATATTGAAACTTCTTACGACAAAGAGATTCCAGAAAAAATGCCTTTTATTGTTGGCATTATTGACGAGCTTTCAGATCTTCTCCTTTCCTCTTCCCATGATATTGAAACACCTATTGTGCGCTTAGCTCAAATGGCCAGAGCTGTAGGAATTCACCTTATCCTAGCCACACAGCGGCCCTCTCGAGATGTGATCACAGGATTAATTAAAGCAAATTTCCCTTCTCGAATAGCTTTCAAAGTTGCAAACAAAGTCAATAGCCAGATTATCATCGATGAACCAGGCGCGGAGAATCTAATGGGGAATGGAGACATGCTAGTCGTTTCTCCAGGATCTTTTGCTCCAATCCGAGTACAAGGCGCCTACATTTGTGATGATGACATTAACAAAGTCATTAAGGATTTGTGTTCAAGATTTCCTTCACAATATGTGATTCCTTCTTTTGATACCTATGATGATGCAGCTTCTATGGACCCAGAGAGTTTGGACCCTTTATTTAGCCAAGCCAAATCCCTAGTCTTACAAACAGGGAATGCATCTACAACTTTCCTCCAAAGAAAACTCAAAATTGGCTACGCTAGGGCTGCGAGCATTATTGACCAGCTGGAGGAAGCAAGAATTGTAGGGCCTTCTGAGGGCGCAAAACCTCGTCAAATATTGGTTCAGTTGTCAAATCAGGAAGATTGATTCATGAAAGGTTTTTTTCCCATAGCTTCTGGATCCAAAGGGAATTGTGCTTATTTAGGAACGGAGTCATGCAAATTGCTCATAGACCTAGGGATCAGTAAACAAGCTGTTATTGAAGCCCTTCGTTCCATGGACATTTATCCGGAAGACATTGATGGTATTTTAGTCTCTCATGAACACTCAGATCACATTGCAGGACTGAGAAGTTTCATTAAAACTTATAGAACTCCAATCATATGCAATATAGAAACAGCTCGCAATTTGCGGCAGCTTCTTGATCTTTGTCCTAATTTCAAGATCTTTTCAACAGGCCATAGTTTTACCCTTGAAGATCTTCGGATTCAAACATTTAATGTCCCCCATGATGCAGTTGATCCCGTAGGATTTATCTTTCAATGTTTTGGAAAAAAATTAGGATTTTGTACCGACTTAGGATGGGGGACTTCATGGATCTCCCATTTATTATATGACTGTGACTACTTGCTCATAGAGTCTAACCACGACCCAGAAATGGTCCGACAATCTTCTCGTCCTGAGAGCTGTAAACAACGGATCCTCGGCAAACAAGGGCATATATCTAACGCAGAATGTGGAGCATTACTTCAGCGAATACTTACCCCACGAATAAAACACATTTATCTCGCTCATCTCTCCCTTGAATGCAATACGACAGAAAAAGCCTTGAACACTGTGTCATCTGCTATCCAAGGACTGACGGATGTTTGTCCGGTAATTGCTCAAAGTTCTGGTATTACTGACCCTATTTTCTTTTCTGTCCCGAGCCTAATATGACCACAAGCTTTGTTAAGGATCCTATATATATTTCTTTGCAAGGAGGAGTTCACTCTGCTAATCCCTACCCTGTGGCACGAGCCGAAAAACTTTTACAATTCTCTTTTCTTCCACAACTCGCGTTTCAGGACCCTAGAACAGAAAAACGCATCCAACAATTATGTCTTCGAGAAGAAAAATCTTTCAAAATTTCTTCCTTAGCCAAATGGCTAGGACAACTGCACAAGCAACAGCTCCGAGCTCCTAAGCACCCTCCAACCGCTATATGCTGGATTAATAGTTATGTAGGATATGGAGTATTTGCCCGTGAATTCATTCCTGCCTGGAGCTACATTGGAGAGTACACAGGGATTTTACGACGAAGACAGGCCCTCTGGCTTGATGAAAATGATTATTGCTTTCGCTACCCAGTTCCTCGCTACGCTCTCCGCTACTTTACTATTGATAGTGAAACTCACGGAAACATTACACGTTTTATCAATCACAGCGATAACCCTAATTTAGAGGCTACTGGAGCTTTTGAAAACGGCTTATTCCATATAATCATTCGCGCAATTAAAGATATTCTCCCCGGAGATGAACTATGTTACGACTATGGGCCTTTGTATTGGAAACATCGTAAAAAAAGAGAAGAATTTATCCCTGAAGAAGAATAAATGTTTTAGTCTTTTTCATAAGTTCCCATCAGTTCTGCTGTGGCAATGATGTGTCCATCCATAACTTCCAATAACTGTTCTTTTGTGACCCCCTCTTCTTCAGGAAGGACAGTATTTAATGCATAAGCATAAAAATAGTAACGATGCTTCGTATCTGGAGGACAAGGAGGACAATATTCTGCTTCTCCTGCAGTATTTAGTCCTTGAACAGCAAAAATTTGCGCTCCCTCAGCTAAATTCGTAACCATAGGCGAGAGATTGTATACTATCCAATGTATCCACAACCCATCCTCCCGAACATTGGCGGGTACATCAGGATCTTCAACAATGAGTACAAGGCTTTTAGCCTCTTTGGGGACATCTGAGAAAGAAAGTGGAGGAGAAATCCCAACACCTTGACACGAATACTTTTTAGGAATTGGGCGGCCGTAAGAAAACGCTTGGGAAGTGAGTTGCATAATTCAGGTCTCCTATGTTGAACGAAGAAGTAGGCCGCTCTCTCACCAAAGAACGGCCCCACTCGTACTACTGTCGTAAAGGATCGGATTGAGCTTTTGATTCTTTACGAAGAAGAGCTACCTCGTAACGAGTCGCTATTACATCCTTGAACAAAACAATCAAACTGATTGAGTTGAAAATAACCATTCCGCAAAAACCCAAATCAGATAACGCCCAGACATTCTGCATGCCTAAGACTCCCCCTATGGGGATCACTAATATGTAAACAGCCTTCAACCATAGGTTAGCTCGCTTTCCTGGGATCATATATTCTAAACTTTTTTCTGCGCAAGCAAACCATGATAGAACAGTTGTGTACCCGAATAAAGCCATAGATACAAGAACAACCCCTCCGCCTAACATACCTAAGGAAGATTTGAATGCTCTCATGACCATCAAAACTCCCAATTCCCCAGAATCATAAGCACCTGTTACAAGGAGAACCATCATCGTGATAGAGCAAACAATAGCAACAATTATGGGAGGGAGGAGCGTGACTAATCCGTCTGTGACCGGATTGGCACTTTTGGAATTAGACTGCAGAATAGACACCATTCCGCTTCCACAATCCGTAGCCATAATAGCACGATTCAAACCTGTGGAGATGACTTGCCCTAGAGTATATCCTCCAACCCCAGCGATCCCAGCTTTGACTCCTAAAGCAGAAGAGAAAATGAGCTGAAAAGCAGGAAGAATTTTATCAAAATGAATAGCTAAAACTATACCAGAGAAGAGGAAATAGAAGCCGGCTACGAAAGGAATCGCTTTCGCAGAAAAACGAAGGATTCGAGTATTACCTCCAGCTAAAACAGGATAAATGGAGAGAGCTAGCAGAATCCCTGCCAAAAGTTTTCCGGAAACATTGTCAGCACAAAGAGAGACAACGCTATTAACCTGAACTAAATTTCCTGCAGAAAAGGCCGTGATTAAGCAGGCAATACAAAAACCTATAGCTAGAAAACGGCTTTTCATTTTGTACCCTAAACAAGCTATTGGGCCTCCAATATATTCTTGAGATCCTGCTTGAAACTCGCGGTATTTACATCCAAGGAAAGCCCCTGCATACTGAACTATAGCAGCCAGAAGAACAATTCCCCAAATCCAAAGCAGAGCTCCCGGGCCTCCGCTAGCAACAGCAACGGCCATTCCTGCGATATTCCCAGTTCCGAAATTCCCTGCTAGCATCCCCGCAACAGCTTCATAGCGAGAGACTCCTTCTCCACCTTCAGTAATAGCCTTTTCCTGTTTATTACTGAGCATCAATCGAAAACTTAGCCCGAGGGAAGTGAGTTGCATTCCTCTAAATTTCCAAGTCAGCGCTCCCCCTAAAAAAAGAATTAGAGGAAATACACAAAAAGAAGTTAAAAAATGATTAATTTGCTCTAAAAATTGTAACATCGTCCTACTCTCATGCTCAAACCCGCTTTGGAGGCAAGTAAGCGGAATACAAAAGCCCCCTTTCTCCTATCCCGGGGAAAGGGGGCCTCTAATATGGCCTTATAAAGTAGGGTTCTGAATTACAACATCGATTAGTTCAGCCCACCTTTCCCCATCAACAATTGAGGTAACGGTCCCCGAATCCAATCCCAAAGTTGACGCGAACGCAGCAACATCTGCTACACCGAAAGCTCCTAAAGACGCTGCTTGAGAGAAAACCTTGCTCAATTCTGTAATAAAAATATTCCAGACCCAATCCCGCCCCTGCATTTTTTTCATACCAGCAATCAAAGCAGGATCTTCTGCGAGCGCTTGCAACAACACTAAAGGATGAATCTCTCTAATACGAGATAATGCTCCCTTGATCTCTCCCTGAGCCATTGCCAAAGCAATAGAAGACTTATCAGCAGCAGCACATACCACGAAAGAAAGGTCTTTTCTTTCGGACTCTGTCATTGGATCTGCATAAGACTTAAAGTTTGGCAACACAGGATCTACTTTCTCTTTCATCTTCTTGCGCGAGAAGAATCTTCTCAAACAACAAGATTTCTTTCTACAGCCGGATTCCGACTTTTCGCACAGTATAACAGATTCCTCTTTTATCTCGGTGGTATTTTTTGTAAGAGTCGATCCATAAGAGTTGGCGCAACAGCTGCTTAAACCAGAAAGCAACAACAGAGCTCCAAAACTGTACTTATAGATAAACTTGTTCATAAAACCTGCTGAAATTAAAAATAAATTTGTAGAATTATACCACAAATCTTATTAACTAAGCAGTTTATAAAAACTTATTTGTAGGTCATCTTGAATAAAAATCTTTATACTCTCTCTACTAAGCATAAGAAGATCTTTGCAAGAATCTTGCTCTGAACAAAAAATCGTGCTAGCATGAGGCCGGTAGGATTTCTAGAGCAAAAGGAGAATCGTAGGAGTCTTCCGTTTCAAAAGACGCTTATTGTTAAGGTTCCTTGTTAAAGTCCCACCATAGCATTGATATCAACCCACACAACTCCACGTTAGCTCTTTACAGTTCCCCTTCTGGTCAATAAAAGGGGGGAGAAGCTCCCGGAGTAGCAGAGGATTATATGTTAGTAAACTTTACCTTTCGCAGCAGTCTTTTACTCCTTATCGCACTTTCTAGCGTTCCTATTTTCTCAGCACCCCAGCTTCACGCAGCGCTTCCTAGTACAGCAGCAAAAATCGGATCGGAAGCCTGGATAGAACAAAAGGTTCGTCAATATCCAGAACTTTTATGGTTGGTGGAACCATCTTCTTCTGGAGCTTCGCTAAAGCTTCCCTCAGGGGTTGTCTTTTCTCCCCAACTCTTCCAGAAAAAGATTCCTGCTTTTGACATAGCGGTTCGCAGTTTGATTCATTTGCATTTGCTTATTCAGGGCTCTCGCCAAGCATACGCACAGCTGAT includes:
- a CDS encoding MBL fold metallo-hydrolase encodes the protein MKGFFPIASGSKGNCAYLGTESCKLLIDLGISKQAVIEALRSMDIYPEDIDGILVSHEHSDHIAGLRSFIKTYRTPIICNIETARNLRQLLDLCPNFKIFSTGHSFTLEDLRIQTFNVPHDAVDPVGFIFQCFGKKLGFCTDLGWGTSWISHLLYDCDYLLIESNHDPEMVRQSSRPESCKQRILGKQGHISNAECGALLQRILTPRIKHIYLAHLSLECNTTEKALNTVSSAIQGLTDVCPVIAQSSGITDPIFFSVPSLI
- a CDS encoding DNA translocase FtsK, whose translation is MRKERKKASVSLSPQTVFAIKTCIYLALACFSGLSLWSFQHNQPYTQNWIGLLGWSLSSFLLYNFGVAAFLIPLHFGWLSFLNMKKTPSPQAFRKATAFGAIPVCCAVLLSMISPAQNLPHFLATRVPLVIMDLQPPKAYLGGIPFYLLYDGNSCSLKMLIGSVGTGLIFLAILFCAIFYLIPKSFVLKKKILLDTLLVFLKNKCYACWNACKKLLKNLINNQSYLPEPSLRVPSHPTTVKKELLKLPTPVISLPLENKDLDQASSINRTIFLAPHPTKRTLSPQKRPNLLPKEESLPIPTLRSSEPEPAPSPFVMAGEAPDLPQYHLLSKKNIQRPESLLEELKKKAAILQQTLASFGIEAAIGNICSGPTLAAFEVLPNTGVKVQKIKALENDIALNLQASSIRIIAPIPGKAAVGIEIPNPDPQPVNFRDLLEDYQKSSQRLQVPLLLGKKANGDNFWTDLATMPHLIIAGTTGSGKSVCINTIVMSLIMTSTPTNVKLVIVDPKKVELTGYSQLPHMLTPVITEAKEAHSALIWLVREMELRYEILRFLGLRNIQSFNSRTRNVDIETSYDKEIPEKMPFIVGIIDELSDLLLSSSHDIETPIVRLAQMARAVGIHLILATQRPSRDVITGLIKANFPSRIAFKVANKVNSQIIIDEPGAENLMGNGDMLVVSPGSFAPIRVQGAYICDDDINKVIKDLCSRFPSQYVIPSFDTYDDAASMDPESLDPLFSQAKSLVLQTGNASTTFLQRKLKIGYARAASIIDQLEEARIVGPSEGAKPRQILVQLSNQED
- a CDS encoding SET domain-containing protein-lysine N-methyltransferase, whose translation is MTTSFVKDPIYISLQGGVHSANPYPVARAEKLLQFSFLPQLAFQDPRTEKRIQQLCLREEKSFKISSLAKWLGQLHKQQLRAPKHPPTAICWINSYVGYGVFAREFIPAWSYIGEYTGILRRRQALWLDENDYCFRYPVPRYALRYFTIDSETHGNITRFINHSDNPNLEATGAFENGLFHIIIRAIKDILPGDELCYDYGPLYWKHRKKREEFIPEEE
- a CDS encoding YbhB/YbcL family Raf kinase inhibitor-like protein, which translates into the protein MQLTSQAFSYGRPIPKKYSCQGVGISPPLSFSDVPKEAKSLVLIVEDPDVPANVREDGLWIHWIVYNLSPMVTNLAEGAQIFAVQGLNTAGEAEYCPPCPPDTKHRYYFYAYALNTVLPEEEGVTKEQLLEVMDGHIIATAELMGTYEKD
- a CDS encoding sodium:alanine symporter family protein; translated protein: MLQFLEQINHFLTSFCVFPLILFLGGALTWKFRGMQLTSLGLSFRLMLSNKQEKAITEGGEGVSRYEAVAGMLAGNFGTGNIAGMAVAVASGGPGALLWIWGIVLLAAIVQYAGAFLGCKYREFQAGSQEYIGGPIACLGYKMKSRFLAIGFCIACLITAFSAGNLVQVNSVVSLCADNVSGKLLAGILLALSIYPVLAGGNTRILRFSAKAIPFVAGFYFLFSGIVLAIHFDKILPAFQLIFSSALGVKAGIAGVGGYTLGQVISTGLNRAIMATDCGSGMVSILQSNSKSANPVTDGLVTLLPPIIVAIVCSITMMVLLVTGAYDSGELGVLMVMRAFKSSLGMLGGGVVLVSMALFGYTTVLSWFACAEKSLEYMIPGKRANLWLKAVYILVIPIGGVLGMQNVWALSDLGFCGMVIFNSISLIVLFKDVIATRYEVALLRKESKAQSDPLRQ